A portion of the Pseudomonas koreensis genome contains these proteins:
- a CDS encoding ABC transporter substrate-binding protein, giving the protein MNGFRRLLAASVATFGLLTSAQSLQAAQAPVHFADLNWESGSLITEVLRVIVEKGYGLPTDTLPGTTITLETALANNDIQVIGEEWAGRSPVWVKAEAEGKVVGLGDTVKGATEGWWVPEYVIKGDPAKGIKPLAPDLRSVTDLKKYKDVFKDPESPGKGRFLNSPIGWTSEVVNKQKLTAYGLQDDFTNFRSGSGAALDAEISSSIRRGKPVLFYYWSPTPLLGKFKLVQLQEPPFDAEAWKTLTDADNPNPKPTRSLASKLSIGVSTPFQKQNPQIAEFFSKVDFPIEPLNKALADMSDKHTAPREAAVAFMKAHPDVWQAWLPKDVADKVTAGLK; this is encoded by the coding sequence ATGAACGGATTTCGACGGTTACTGGCGGCCAGCGTGGCCACGTTCGGTTTGCTGACGTCAGCGCAATCTCTGCAGGCGGCACAAGCGCCGGTCCACTTTGCCGACCTGAACTGGGAAAGCGGCAGCCTGATCACCGAGGTGTTGCGGGTCATCGTCGAGAAAGGCTACGGCTTGCCGACCGATACATTGCCGGGCACGACCATTACCCTTGAGACCGCTCTGGCCAACAACGATATCCAGGTAATCGGCGAAGAGTGGGCGGGGCGCAGTCCGGTCTGGGTCAAGGCTGAGGCAGAAGGCAAGGTCGTCGGCCTTGGCGATACCGTGAAAGGCGCCACTGAAGGCTGGTGGGTGCCGGAATACGTGATCAAGGGCGATCCGGCCAAAGGCATCAAGCCGCTGGCGCCAGATCTGCGCAGTGTCACGGATCTGAAGAAATACAAGGATGTGTTCAAGGACCCGGAAAGCCCGGGCAAAGGTCGTTTCCTCAACAGCCCGATCGGCTGGACCTCGGAAGTGGTCAACAAGCAGAAGCTCACGGCGTATGGCTTGCAGGACGATTTCACCAACTTCCGCAGCGGCTCGGGTGCTGCGCTGGATGCAGAGATCAGCTCTTCGATTCGTCGCGGCAAACCGGTGCTGTTCTACTACTGGTCGCCGACGCCGCTGCTTGGCAAGTTCAAACTGGTGCAACTGCAAGAGCCACCATTCGATGCCGAGGCGTGGAAAACCCTGACCGACGCCGATAATCCCAATCCAAAACCGACCCGCTCGCTGGCATCGAAGCTGTCGATTGGCGTGTCTACGCCATTTCAGAAGCAGAATCCGCAAATTGCCGAGTTCTTCAGCAAGGTTGATTTCCCGATCGAGCCGTTGAACAAAGCGCTGGCGGATATGAGCGATAAACACACCGCGCCTCGTGAGGCGGCGGTGGCGTTCATGAAAGCGCATCCGGATGTGTGGCAGGCGTGGCTGCCCAAGGATGTGGCCGACAAGGTGACGGCTGGTCTGAAATAA
- a CDS encoding Na+/H+ antiporter subunit E, with protein MNRLFPAPWLSLALWILWLTLNLSVSPGNLLLGAALGFAAPLMMRKLRPKRARIRNPIAIVRLFFLVGRDVIMSNLIVAWGVLNAGRRPPRSCFLKVPLDLRDAHGLAALAMICTVVPGTVWSELALDRSVLLLHVWDLDDEAQFIEHFKSTYERPLMEIFE; from the coding sequence ATGAATCGACTGTTTCCGGCTCCGTGGTTATCGCTGGCCCTGTGGATCCTGTGGCTGACCCTGAACCTGTCGGTCAGCCCGGGCAACCTGCTGCTCGGCGCCGCGCTAGGGTTCGCCGCGCCGCTGATGATGCGCAAACTACGGCCGAAACGCGCGCGCATTCGCAACCCCATCGCCATCGTGCGCCTGTTCTTTCTGGTCGGCCGCGACGTGATCATGTCCAATCTGATCGTCGCCTGGGGCGTACTCAACGCCGGTCGTCGTCCGCCGCGCTCGTGCTTCCTCAAAGTGCCACTGGACCTGCGTGATGCTCATGGCCTGGCGGCACTGGCGATGATCTGCACCGTGGTGCCCGGGACGGTATGGTCGGAACTGGCGCTGGATCGCAGCGTTCTGTTGCTGCACGTCTGGGATCTGGACGACGAAGCGCAGTTCATCGAGCACTTCAAAAGCACTTACGAGCGACCGTTGATGGAGATTTTCGAATGA
- a CDS encoding DNA alkylation repair protein: MSTTNSAAPALKEIFNAERLQHIADEMSVVYPAFEAQAFLKHANHGLAELSVMQRMARVAESLHAVLPLNYEDTLEVLRELAPRLNSGFVSMCLPHYVASYGAHAFDTSMDALKYFTTFGSSEFAIRHFLRADLERSLERMHDWTRDENHHVRRLASEGSRPRLPWSFRLEAVQADPHLAAGILDRLKADESLYVRKSVANHLNDVTKVHPKWVLDTIEGWSLENRHTAWIARHALRSLIKQGDLRALTVIGAGAKAEVELLDVKVEPAVVRLGEAITLSFTVKSTVAHEQRLVIDYAIDYVKANGGVSRKVFKLKTLELVGFGAEVVRRNQVIKDFTTRKHFAGRHGVQVMVNGEVLGSAGFEVLI; the protein is encoded by the coding sequence ATGAGCACCACCAACAGCGCCGCCCCGGCGTTAAAGGAAATCTTCAACGCCGAGCGTTTGCAGCACATTGCTGATGAAATGAGCGTCGTGTACCCGGCATTCGAAGCCCAGGCTTTTCTCAAGCATGCCAACCATGGGCTGGCCGAGCTGTCGGTGATGCAACGCATGGCCCGCGTCGCCGAAAGCCTGCATGCCGTGCTGCCGCTGAATTATGAAGATACGCTCGAGGTATTACGTGAACTTGCCCCTCGTCTGAACAGCGGCTTCGTCAGTATGTGCCTGCCGCACTACGTCGCGAGCTACGGCGCCCACGCGTTCGACACCTCAATGGACGCGCTGAAGTACTTCACCACCTTCGGCTCATCCGAGTTTGCCATCCGCCACTTTCTGCGCGCCGACCTTGAACGCTCGCTGGAACGGATGCATGACTGGACTCGCGACGAAAACCACCACGTAAGAAGATTAGCCAGCGAAGGCAGCCGCCCTCGCCTGCCTTGGTCGTTTCGGTTGGAAGCGGTGCAGGCGGATCCTCACTTGGCCGCCGGGATACTGGATCGGTTGAAGGCAGACGAGAGTTTGTACGTGCGCAAGTCTGTGGCGAATCATTTAAATGACGTGACCAAGGTGCATCCGAAGTGGGTGTTGGACACGATTGAAGGTTGGTCGTTGGAGAACAGGCACACGGCCTGGATTGCCAGGCATGCGTTGCGGAGTTTGATCAAACAGGGGGATTTGCGGGCGTTGACGGTGATTGGCGCGGGCGCGAAGGCTGAGGTTGAGTTGTTGGACGTGAAGGTTGAGCCGGCGGTGGTGAGGTTGGGTGAGGCTATTACTTTGTCGTTTACGGTGAAGTCCACGGTGGCGCATGAGCAGCGGCTGGTGATTGATTACGCGATTGACTATGTGAAGGCGAATGGCGGGGTTTCGAGGAAGGTTTTCAAGTTGAAGACGTTGGAATTAGTGGGGTTCGGGGCTGAGGTGGTGCGGCGGAATCAGGTGATCAAGGATTTTACAACCCGCAAGCATTTTGCCGGACGGCATGGGGTTCAGGTAATGGTTAATGGAGAGGTGTTGGGTAGTGCGGGGTTTGAGGTTTTGATTTGA
- a CDS encoding DUF3995 domain-containing protein: protein MTFVLAQWLVTVFAAIGLMHVYWALGGQWAAAVVVPQVPVSGFVATVRPAFKPSGWLTLAVAAALLVIAVLVCMRVGWGMPAVQHKALQWVISAIALLMFARAIGDSNLVGFFKEVKDSRFARLDTWVYSPLCAVLGAGLLAVAWV from the coding sequence ATGACCTTTGTGTTGGCTCAATGGCTGGTGACGGTCTTCGCGGCAATCGGCTTGATGCATGTGTATTGGGCGCTGGGTGGGCAGTGGGCGGCAGCGGTGGTGGTGCCGCAAGTGCCGGTGTCGGGCTTCGTGGCCACAGTTCGCCCGGCCTTCAAACCCTCGGGCTGGCTGACGCTGGCAGTGGCGGCTGCGCTGCTGGTGATTGCGGTGCTGGTTTGCATGCGGGTCGGTTGGGGCATGCCGGCAGTGCAGCACAAGGCATTGCAATGGGTCATCAGTGCGATTGCGTTGCTGATGTTTGCCCGAGCTATCGGCGATTCCAATCTGGTCGGTTTTTTCAAGGAAGTGAAGGATTCGCGATTCGCGCGGCTGGATACCTGGGTGTATTCGCCGTTGTGTGCGGTGCTGGGAGCGGGGTTGTTGGCGGTGGCTTGGGTCTGA
- a CDS encoding methyl-accepting chemotaxis protein: protein MKMTRDGSLVAALPAPVLLPKNRWIAPTLQSIALMLLLAGMAMADWSLYLGMPLAVLIVWLPRLRSRTAPAAVAVDGASALSALTRDLSYTTSHNALSAAGVAFSVKALASKLESQLDAAAQIVSNAEVMIATEQATSQLSGEALDAASEAHHSSAAGRSELLDSISRMQQLSQRANASREMIEALSVRSDDIQRVTLVIQSIASQTNLLALNAAIEAARAGEHGRGFAVVADEVRGLAARTAAATGEVGQMVADIQQRTAQVVGQIRELSSDLQTGVEQVEHTGQHLDNIARLAAGVETQVSEIARGAQTNREQLDALFTAIEQMRSDLAISDQQTRRLADAAVQMEGQAETISERLAEVGLDDYHQRIYDLAREGASQIAARFEADVEQGRISIEDLFDRTYQPIPDTEPAKYQTRFDRYTDQVLPTIQEPLLLRHEGLVFAIACTQQGYVPTHNQAFSQPLTGDVQVDTVNNRTKRKFADRTGIRCGSHQQPVLLQTYTRDTGELMHDLSVPIMIRGRHWGGLRLGYKPENPR, encoded by the coding sequence ATGAAGATGACGAGAGATGGATCTCTGGTTGCGGCGCTGCCTGCACCAGTGCTTTTGCCGAAAAACCGCTGGATCGCGCCGACCCTGCAAAGCATCGCCCTGATGCTGTTGCTGGCCGGCATGGCCATGGCCGACTGGTCGCTGTACCTTGGCATGCCGCTGGCGGTGCTGATTGTCTGGCTGCCGCGCCTGCGGTCGCGCACCGCTCCTGCCGCTGTTGCGGTCGATGGTGCGAGCGCATTGTCCGCACTGACCCGCGATCTTTCCTACACCACCAGTCACAACGCACTATCTGCAGCCGGCGTCGCATTTTCGGTGAAGGCGCTCGCAAGCAAACTTGAATCGCAACTCGACGCGGCGGCACAGATCGTCAGCAACGCCGAAGTGATGATCGCCACCGAACAGGCTACTTCACAGCTCAGCGGGGAGGCGCTCGATGCCGCCAGCGAAGCGCATCACAGCAGCGCGGCAGGGCGCAGTGAATTGCTTGATTCAATTTCGCGCATGCAGCAACTCAGTCAGCGCGCCAATGCCAGTCGCGAGATGATCGAAGCCTTGAGTGTGCGCAGTGACGACATTCAGCGCGTGACGCTGGTGATCCAGTCGATTGCTAGCCAGACCAATTTGCTGGCCTTGAATGCAGCGATTGAAGCTGCGCGGGCCGGCGAGCATGGTCGCGGTTTCGCCGTGGTCGCCGATGAAGTGCGTGGATTGGCCGCGCGCACGGCGGCGGCAACGGGCGAGGTTGGTCAGATGGTCGCTGACATTCAGCAGCGTACGGCCCAGGTGGTGGGGCAGATTCGCGAGTTGTCGAGCGACCTGCAGACCGGCGTCGAACAGGTCGAGCACACCGGCCAGCATCTGGACAACATCGCGCGCCTGGCCGCTGGCGTAGAAACCCAGGTCAGCGAAATCGCCCGTGGGGCGCAAACCAATCGTGAACAGCTTGATGCCTTGTTTACTGCGATCGAGCAAATGCGCAGCGACCTGGCGATCAGCGATCAACAGACCCGCCGTCTCGCCGATGCGGCGGTGCAAATGGAGGGACAGGCGGAAACCATCAGCGAGCGGCTGGCCGAAGTCGGTCTGGATGACTACCACCAGCGTATCTACGACCTGGCCCGCGAAGGTGCAAGCCAGATCGCGGCGCGCTTCGAAGCGGATGTCGAGCAGGGCCGGATCAGTATCGAAGACTTGTTCGATCGCACCTACCAGCCGATTCCCGATACCGAGCCAGCCAAGTATCAGACCCGCTTTGATCGCTATACCGATCAAGTGTTGCCGACGATTCAAGAGCCGCTGTTGTTGCGTCACGAGGGGCTGGTATTCGCGATTGCCTGCACGCAGCAGGGTTATGTGCCGACGCATAATCAGGCATTCAGTCAGCCGTTGACCGGTGACGTGCAGGTCGACACGGTAAACAATCGCACCAAACGCAAATTTGCCGACCGCACTGGCATCCGCTGTGGCAGCCATCAGCAACCGGTGCTATTGCAGACTTACACCCGCGACACGGGCGAGCTTATGCATGACTTATCGGTGCCGATCATGATCAGGGGCCGGCATTGGGGCGGATTGCGTCTGGGTTATAAACCGGAGAATCCGCGTTGA
- a CDS encoding T6SS phospholipase effector Tle1-like catalytic domain-containing protein yields MSGYVPNPPKNYRYEEAKPVDIHAERWAEYEKYGKEPAREPEKIGIALRIGVFFDGTGNNANNSAAGLLCGAQHPIAPEDIPASCQPYMSDPDSSYGNDVSNVKKLSELYGATRLAEGEGPRKKAFGMVYVEGIGTRSGEEDSKFGAGTGRGETGVAGRVQSSFAVIEQRITEVLDKNPGSEIASLTFDTFGFSRGAAAARHFANEIVRGKQGPLGDILRSMSDALSSTFVDQYHSDINVGFIGLFDTVPSIAGWSNLGNIKSAVATGVKLYLDRRYFTDVVQLAARDECRANFALNRVAMDHPEIVLPGVHSDVGGGYLENAEECVLVSPMQTLEVGTYTDVATTSIYQDAINVRDQWLAKGWPLENLEIVTPPPLLLPISPQDRLSPRVKRVYAAVQLKRPVSGLLSRVSLRVMHQLAKAKGVRFEDIPETPDFIVPEELQPMCDRFVSGDYSTTPEEEQMLKLKYIHTSANWNHPLGRRDGSGIRAVYINAPTEDAIRVKHPHVPDWTLW; encoded by the coding sequence ATGAGTGGCTACGTACCCAACCCCCCGAAAAATTATCGTTACGAAGAAGCCAAGCCCGTCGATATTCATGCCGAGCGTTGGGCGGAATATGAGAAGTACGGGAAAGAACCTGCGCGCGAACCTGAAAAAATCGGCATTGCGTTGAGGATTGGGGTTTTCTTTGATGGTACTGGGAATAATGCGAACAACTCTGCTGCTGGGTTGTTGTGTGGCGCTCAGCATCCGATTGCGCCTGAGGATATTCCCGCCAGCTGCCAGCCTTACATGAGTGACCCGGACAGTAGTTATGGTAACGATGTCAGCAATGTGAAAAAGCTGAGCGAACTGTATGGGGCGACGCGACTCGCTGAGGGAGAGGGGCCACGAAAGAAAGCTTTCGGTATGGTCTACGTCGAAGGCATAGGTACCCGTTCGGGTGAAGAAGACAGTAAGTTCGGCGCCGGTACAGGACGTGGCGAAACCGGCGTTGCAGGGCGAGTGCAATCCTCTTTCGCAGTGATCGAGCAGCGTATCACTGAGGTATTGGACAAAAATCCTGGAAGTGAAATTGCTTCTTTGACGTTCGACACGTTTGGCTTCAGTCGTGGTGCCGCAGCCGCCAGACATTTCGCCAACGAGATCGTGCGTGGCAAACAAGGGCCTTTGGGTGACATTCTCCGCAGTATGTCCGATGCTCTCAGTTCGACCTTTGTTGATCAGTATCACAGCGACATCAACGTCGGCTTCATTGGGTTGTTCGACACGGTACCGTCGATTGCTGGATGGTCCAATCTGGGCAACATCAAAAGCGCAGTCGCAACGGGGGTCAAACTCTATCTCGACCGACGTTATTTCACCGACGTTGTGCAGTTGGCTGCGCGGGATGAATGCAGGGCTAACTTCGCTCTCAATCGAGTAGCGATGGATCATCCGGAAATCGTCTTGCCGGGTGTGCATTCGGATGTGGGTGGAGGTTACCTTGAGAACGCTGAAGAGTGTGTTCTCGTTAGCCCAATGCAGACGCTAGAGGTCGGTACTTATACTGACGTCGCTACCACATCGATCTACCAGGATGCGATCAATGTGAGAGATCAATGGCTAGCCAAAGGTTGGCCGCTTGAAAATCTCGAGATCGTTACGCCACCACCGTTACTGCTACCGATCAGCCCACAGGATCGACTGAGTCCTCGAGTTAAGCGAGTCTATGCGGCCGTCCAACTCAAGCGCCCGGTGAGTGGATTACTGTCGAGAGTGAGCCTGCGTGTGATGCATCAACTCGCCAAAGCCAAAGGCGTTCGCTTCGAAGACATTCCCGAGACGCCAGACTTCATCGTTCCTGAAGAACTTCAGCCCATGTGTGATCGTTTTGTCTCCGGTGACTACAGCACCACGCCAGAGGAAGAGCAAATGCTCAAACTCAAGTACATTCACACGTCCGCCAACTGGAACCATCCGCTTGGCAGGAGAGATGGAAGTGGGATTAGAGCTGTTTACATCAACGCCCCCACGGAAGACGCAATCCGAGTAAAGCACCCACACGTACCTGACTGGACGCTTTGGTAA
- a CDS encoding K+/H+ antiporter subunit F, with protein sequence MSPLLSNAILLTLFLYCLAMALTLVRLFKGPSAQDRVLALDYLYIVAMLMMLTLGIRYASDTYFEAALLIALFGFVGSFALAKFLLRGEVIE encoded by the coding sequence ATGAGCCCATTGCTGTCGAATGCGATTCTGCTGACGCTGTTTCTGTACTGCCTGGCGATGGCGTTGACCCTGGTGCGCCTGTTCAAAGGCCCGTCAGCTCAGGATCGGGTACTGGCGCTGGATTACCTGTACATCGTCGCCATGCTGATGATGCTGACCCTGGGCATTCGTTACGCCAGTGACACCTACTTCGAAGCGGCGCTGCTGATTGCGCTGTTCGGCTTCGTCGGCTCGTTTGCCCTGGCGAAATTCCTGCTGCGTGGCGAGGTGATCGAATGA
- a CDS encoding GNAT family N-acetyltransferase has translation MSDMPPRLIYRRPQPADLPTVFAIFGDPKTNQFNPAGPMTDIAQAEALLDRWLQHWTTHGYGWWAISSTQAPDNILGFAGIAAHDYLGKPVINLGYRFAVEAWGHGYATEAAQTALTHAFHYLGLPEVFGLVRPDHVASIRVLEKIGMHRFGDLDDVPGKAPSLVFRIQRQDA, from the coding sequence ATGTCAGATATGCCACCGCGCCTGATCTACAGACGCCCACAACCAGCAGACCTGCCCACCGTTTTCGCTATTTTCGGCGACCCGAAAACCAACCAGTTCAACCCCGCTGGTCCAATGACCGACATCGCCCAGGCCGAGGCCCTGCTTGATCGCTGGTTGCAACACTGGACAACCCACGGCTACGGATGGTGGGCAATCAGCAGCACCCAGGCCCCCGACAACATCCTCGGATTCGCCGGCATCGCTGCCCATGACTATTTGGGCAAACCGGTTATCAACCTCGGCTACCGCTTCGCCGTCGAAGCCTGGGGCCACGGCTACGCGACAGAAGCCGCCCAAACCGCGCTGACCCACGCGTTCCACTACCTCGGTTTACCTGAAGTATTCGGGCTGGTCAGACCCGACCATGTCGCCTCGATTCGCGTACTGGAAAAGATCGGCATGCACCGCTTCGGCGATCTCGACGACGTCCCCGGCAAAGCCCCAAGCCTCGTATTCCGTATCCAACGACAAGACGCCTGA
- a CDS encoding TraR/DksA family transcriptional regulator: MTKDKLLAMPADDYMNAEQHAFFTELLQNMKVETHERIEQNRIAIESLDTPADPADAASVEEERTWLVNAIDRDQRMLPQLEQALERIKDDSFGWCDDSGEAIGLKRLLISPTTKYCIEAQERHEQIDKHQRQA; this comes from the coding sequence ATGACAAAGGACAAGTTGCTGGCCATGCCGGCAGATGACTACATGAATGCAGAGCAACACGCTTTCTTCACTGAGCTGTTGCAGAACATGAAAGTCGAAACCCACGAGCGCATTGAGCAAAATCGTATCGCCATCGAAAGCCTGGACACCCCGGCCGACCCGGCGGACGCGGCTTCGGTTGAAGAAGAGCGCACTTGGCTGGTCAACGCGATCGATCGCGACCAGCGCATGCTGCCGCAACTGGAACAAGCCCTTGAGCGCATCAAGGACGACAGCTTTGGCTGGTGCGACGACAGCGGCGAGGCCATTGGCCTGAAGCGCCTGCTGATCAGCCCGACCACCAAGTACTGCATCGAAGCTCAAGAACGTCACGAGCAGATCGACAAGCACCAGCGTCAGGCCTGA
- a CDS encoding Na+/H+ antiporter subunit G encodes MNVELSLWVEIPVAILLVLSGVFTLLGATGLLRMKDYFQRMHPPALASTIGAWCVALASIICFSALKSGLVVHAWLIPVLLAITVPVTTLLLARAALFRKRMAGDDVPAEVSSRQTESGN; translated from the coding sequence ATGAATGTCGAATTGTCTTTGTGGGTCGAGATTCCAGTGGCGATTCTGCTGGTGCTCAGCGGCGTATTCACGCTGCTAGGCGCAACCGGATTGCTGCGCATGAAGGATTACTTTCAGCGCATGCACCCGCCAGCGCTGGCTTCGACGATCGGAGCGTGGTGTGTGGCACTGGCGTCGATCATCTGCTTTTCCGCACTGAAATCCGGGCTGGTGGTACATGCCTGGCTGATTCCGGTGCTGTTGGCGATCACTGTGCCGGTGACGACCTTGTTGCTGGCGCGGGCGGCGTTGTTCCGCAAGCGTATGGCTGGAGATGATGTGCCAGCCGAGGTGAGCAGTCGTCAGACTGAAAGTGGTAACTGA
- a CDS encoding MurR/RpiR family transcriptional regulator produces MPYAPPRSAGRRQNFARQPPITAERLLQTISDEYDALPRQLKRIASYVSQQSERIMVERISDIARECQVQPSAIVRFSQRFGFSGFSEMQALFRQAWTHKATPVQNYQLAISFVPYARETQHCLRFARQQNANALIITDSPLSPLAKLADSVLLVDEGSALAFRSLSATLCLCQALFVAVAYRLGLNVDEIHEQPGFDD; encoded by the coding sequence ATGCCTTATGCCCCGCCCCGATCTGCCGGCCGCCGACAAAATTTCGCTCGCCAGCCCCCGATCACTGCCGAGCGTCTGCTGCAAACGATTAGCGACGAATATGACGCCCTTCCGCGCCAGCTCAAACGCATCGCCAGTTACGTTAGCCAGCAAAGCGAGCGGATCATGGTCGAGCGCATCAGCGACATCGCTCGTGAGTGCCAAGTGCAGCCGTCCGCCATTGTGCGTTTTTCGCAACGCTTCGGTTTCAGCGGCTTCAGCGAAATGCAGGCGCTGTTCCGCCAGGCCTGGACGCACAAAGCCACGCCCGTGCAAAACTATCAGCTCGCCATCAGCTTCGTGCCCTACGCCAGGGAAACCCAGCATTGTCTGCGTTTCGCCCGGCAGCAAAACGCCAACGCCCTGATCATCACCGACAGTCCTCTCTCACCGCTGGCGAAACTCGCCGACAGCGTGTTGTTGGTCGATGAAGGCAGCGCGCTGGCCTTTCGTTCGCTGAGTGCAACGCTATGTTTATGTCAGGCGCTATTTGTGGCGGTGGCGTATCGGTTGGGACTGAACGTCGATGAGATTCACGAGCAGCCCGGATTCGACGACTGA
- a CDS encoding DUF2931 family protein, with translation MKLFTALLCLLVVAGCNADPLSAKNDPKSPWWELGFTEPNYMKVWVEDTAVEDIKGKTFLRTGGGSASGGQPEDGTESARGWDGVGASAKAVVGADLPKRIFVRWQSIVEPQTYRAWVDIPEEARQLMLTSVNQRCAKTPDQTATYISSVYLGLAPGGAIQVWVRDSCHHPVEVAKAQAEIEPLGPSQGKTQGRYAYPVSEKSKRYIEKFGIPYGSW, from the coding sequence ATGAAGTTATTTACAGCACTGCTGTGCTTGCTCGTTGTGGCTGGCTGCAATGCCGACCCGCTGTCGGCAAAAAACGACCCTAAATCCCCATGGTGGGAACTCGGTTTCACCGAACCCAACTACATGAAAGTCTGGGTTGAAGACACTGCTGTGGAAGATATAAAGGGAAAAACATTTCTGCGCACTGGTGGTGGATCCGCATCGGGCGGACAGCCAGAAGACGGCACCGAATCGGCCCGAGGTTGGGACGGAGTGGGCGCATCCGCAAAAGCGGTGGTAGGCGCTGATCTCCCAAAACGAATTTTCGTTCGCTGGCAGTCCATCGTAGAGCCTCAGACCTATCGCGCATGGGTGGACATACCCGAAGAAGCCCGACAATTGATGCTGACATCGGTTAACCAACGCTGCGCGAAAACTCCAGACCAGACAGCTACCTATATATCTTCGGTCTATCTGGGTTTAGCTCCCGGCGGGGCTATCCAGGTTTGGGTAAGGGATTCATGCCACCATCCGGTCGAAGTGGCGAAAGCGCAGGCCGAAATTGAACCGTTGGGGCCAAGTCAGGGAAAAACTCAAGGGCGCTACGCATATCCCGTAAGCGAAAAGTCCAAACGGTACATCGAGAAATTCGGCATCCCATACGGCAGTTGGTAA
- a CDS encoding DUF2789 family protein: MELPTELNLTTLFDQLGLPSDEASINDFVEAHPLDSDTKLIDAGFWSPQQAQLLKEWLRADGEEAVIVDELNVRLHRGK, translated from the coding sequence ATGGAACTGCCAACCGAGCTTAACCTGACCACCCTTTTCGACCAGCTGGGCTTGCCGTCCGATGAAGCGTCGATCAATGATTTTGTCGAGGCTCACCCGCTGGACTCGGACACCAAACTGATTGATGCCGGTTTCTGGTCGCCTCAACAGGCGCAATTACTCAAAGAGTGGCTGCGTGCTGACGGTGAAGAAGCGGTAATTGTCGATGAGCTGAACGTACGCCTGCATCGCGGTAAATAA
- a CDS encoding glutathione S-transferase — MKLIGMLDSPYVRRVAISAKCLGITLEHESVSVFRHFEQFQHINPVVKAPTLILDDGLVLMDSTLILDYLESASGKSLLPKELPQRAQALRLIGLSLAACEKAVQLYYERHLRPAEIQYQPWVERVEGQLAAAFTALEKELELRELPVDGSLAQDGISLAVAWSFTGLVVPDQIDAARYPRIAQYTAYAEGTDAFISTPMN; from the coding sequence ATGAAACTGATCGGCATGCTCGACTCCCCTTACGTACGCCGCGTGGCAATTTCTGCCAAATGCCTGGGGATCACCCTTGAACACGAGTCAGTCTCGGTGTTCCGCCACTTCGAGCAATTCCAGCACATCAACCCGGTGGTCAAGGCGCCAACGCTGATCCTCGACGACGGTCTGGTGTTGATGGACTCGACGCTGATTCTCGACTACCTCGAAAGCGCATCCGGTAAAAGCCTTCTGCCGAAAGAATTGCCTCAGCGCGCCCAGGCCCTGCGCCTGATCGGCCTGAGCCTTGCCGCCTGCGAAAAAGCCGTGCAGCTGTATTACGAACGCCACCTGCGCCCGGCCGAGATTCAATATCAACCTTGGGTTGAACGCGTTGAAGGTCAACTCGCCGCCGCGTTTACCGCTCTGGAAAAAGAACTCGAGCTTCGTGAATTACCCGTCGACGGCTCGCTCGCCCAGGATGGCATCAGCCTGGCCGTTGCCTGGAGCTTCACCGGCCTCGTCGTGCCCGATCAGATTGACGCCGCGCGCTACCCGCGCATTGCCCAATACACCGCGTACGCAGAAGGCACCGACGCCTTCATCAGCACACCGATGAACTGA